One stretch of Pseudomonas fragi DNA includes these proteins:
- a CDS encoding metal ABC transporter ATP-binding protein codes for MIRCQNLTWGAPGQPLTPALDVAMAKGSLTAVIGANGCGKSSLLKVIAGLQKPLTGKVLLDVPRRGNVAYMPQQQFMDRQFPISLQALVAAGFWGKKQTAQQRSARLNTVLANWHLSGLEHRPLMALSGGELQRALLARLCLADAPLLLLDEPHAALDELGQELLWQHINTWQAEGRTLLVVCHDLAAVRKHMPQTLLIKGSGSVLAASTQLIKPPQVA; via the coding sequence ATGATCCGCTGCCAGAACCTGACCTGGGGTGCGCCCGGTCAGCCGCTCACGCCGGCACTTGATGTTGCGATGGCCAAGGGCAGTTTGACTGCCGTTATTGGAGCCAACGGTTGCGGCAAAAGCAGCTTGCTTAAAGTCATTGCAGGCCTGCAAAAACCACTTACCGGCAAAGTCCTGCTGGATGTTCCACGGCGTGGCAACGTGGCGTATATGCCGCAACAGCAGTTCATGGATCGGCAATTCCCCATCAGTTTGCAAGCATTGGTGGCCGCAGGATTCTGGGGCAAGAAGCAAACAGCGCAGCAACGAAGTGCTCGGTTGAATACGGTATTGGCGAACTGGCATTTGAGCGGCCTGGAACATCGCCCACTGATGGCCTTGTCGGGTGGTGAATTGCAACGCGCTTTATTGGCGCGCTTATGCCTGGCCGATGCCCCGTTGTTATTGCTCGATGAGCCTCATGCAGCATTGGATGAACTGGGGCAGGAACTGCTCTGGCAGCACATCAACACTTGGCAGGCCGAGGGCCGAACATTGCTGGTGGTGTGTCATGACCTGGCCGCAGTGCGCAAACACATGCCCCAAACGCTGTTGATCAAA